The stretch of DNA AAGAAACTATTAATTCCTCCTGCTTGCCCTGCACTGAGTAAGTTGATTTCAATTTGCTTGGCTTTACTAACTTTTTCAGAACGGAGATTATTGTTAGTAGGAGTGGTAGTAATTACCGTATTTGAGCGATCGCCATTGGCAGGAGTTATAGGTTTAGATTTTTTGCCCAAAATTTGCTCAATCGCCTCGACAGAAACTAAACCCATGCCTTCAAACTGACTGGCATCGAGATTATGCTGTTTGAGGTATTCTTTAGCTGAAGGAGAAAAACGGGTAAAACCAAAAGATGGTTTAGCTGTGGTAGTTACTAAATCCCGTTCGGGTTTTCTGATGTCTGCTAAATCTAACTCAGTTGAAACAGCACCATTATTAACAACTGATTCAAAAATGGGTTCGCCAACAGAAGGAGAGGATTCTACCACCCTATCGCCGTTTAAATCTGCTTCTAATTCCGCTAGTTCTGTATAAATAGTAGCCAGAGGCGCACCAACCCGGATACTATCTCCCACTTTGGCAGAAGTTACAATATAGCCAGAAGCTTCCGATTCAATACTCATTACTGCTTTAGAGGATTCGACATCGGCAATTTCTTGTCCGACTTCGACAAACTGCTTATCCTCTACATACCAATGGACGAGTTCGACTTCATTATCATTTGTATTAACTCGTGGGACTAATATTTCTTGTTTCATAAATTTATGGGAAAAATGGTGTTTACCTGCATGAAGTAAGGGCGAACAGCCGTTCGCTCTTACATTTCCACGATCGCAGCAATTATCTTGTCGACATTAGGTAAAATATCTTTCTCCACTGAACCAGAAGCAGGAATGGAGGTGGCTGGAGGTACAATTCTAGTTACTTTGGATAAGAAGGAAGCATCTGCTTCAGCTAGTTGAGCGACGATTTCGGCCCCAAATCCAGCAAACCCTTGCCCTTCTTCAACGATCGCGAGTATTCTACTTTGGGCAATAATTTCTAAGCAAGGTTTGATGTTAAAAGGATAAATCTGTGTCGGACAGATAATTTGGGCAATTAAGTCGTGTTCTTCAAACAGGCGATCGCAAACTTTGACTAAAGTTTCACTCATGCCACCATAGCCAATTAGAGTAACATCTACGGCAACTGTTTCTGGTTTAAGCCAAACAGTGGGAAGAGGTTCGTTACTAACGAACCGCTTGAAGCCTTCTGGTAATTCCTGCCGCAAATATTGGGAATAAAGTAATTTATTTTCGATGACTAGAGTAGTATCTAGGCTAGTTTCCAGGATTGTTTGGTAGATTGGTTTAGGTTCGAGCAAATTATTAATTGCAATAACTCTTAAGCCTGGAATGCCTAAAAAATGACGGTCTAAGGTTTGACTGTGAGTAGGGCCATAACCCCTGCCTCCTCCCATCGGCGTGCGAATGACCGCGTTGGCTGTAACTTTCTCGTCGTACATATAGCGGAACTTGCTGGCATGGTTGAGAATCTGATCCAAGATCAAGGTGGTAAAATCACCGAACATGATTTCAACGAAAGGATAGTATCCTTCCATAGCTAAACCAGTAGACAAACCAACAATGGCTGCTTCCGAAATTGGAGTATTAAAAACCCGTTCGGCAAATAAATCCGAGAGTTCTTGCGCTACTTTAAATGCCCCACCATAAGGAGATTTAACATCTTCTCCGATAAACAGCATTTTTGGCTGTTCCTGCATTAAATCTTTAAAGGTTTGATTTATAGCTTTGACTAATCGCTGTTTGCTAACAGTTGCTTCTTGCCATTCAATTTTTTGTTCTTGGATAGTTGGCAATTTTACCTCTGGATAGGGAGAAGCTTCTGCCTCTGCTACTGCTTTGTCAATTAACTGTTCGATTTCCTGTTGCAGTGCGATTATTTCTGGATTAGATTCAGCTAACAAGAGATTGAGAGGATCTTTTTGTTCGTAAGGTTCGACTACGCTACGGGGTCGATTATCATCTCCCTTGGAGTGTGCCTTGAGGCGGAAAGTATCTATTTGCAAGAAAGCAGGTTTACCCTCATCTCTAACGTAGTTAACTAGATCATCGGCGATCGCATACAGTTGTTCCCAGTTCCAGGTATCTCCTTTCGCAGTACCAATACCAAAGGCAGCAGCGCGATCGCAGATATCTCCAGCTAAAGTTTCTGTTTGGCAAGTAGACTGAGCATAACCGTTATTTTCCAGTACTACTAACAGGGGTAATTCCCATTTAGCTGCTAGATTAAAAGCCTCATAAATAACTCCCTCCCCTAAAGTACCATCACCGATAAAAACGGTAGCAATTTTACCCTTACCATCTAACTTACGAGCAAAAGCCAATCCAGTGGCAACGGGAACGATCCCGCCTTGAATACCATTAGAGAAAAAGCCATCTTGACATAAATGCTGACTGCCACCTCTGCCACTACAAACACCAGCCTGTTTGCCCATAATCTCTGCGATCAAACCTGTGACATTCTCTGTCCAAGAAAGAAAATGACCGTGACAGCGATGATTAGAAAAAATTGAGTCTCCTGGTTGCAAAAATTCTGTAATTACTGCTCCAGAAAACTCTTGTCCAATGCAAGTATGAACTGTACCAAATAATTTTCCTTGACTATATAATTCTAATAATTTTTCTTCTAGAAAACGGGAAAGCAGAGCTTTACGAATAATTCTTTTTTTTATCTCTGGTGTCAGTTGTTTTACTAAAGAGGTTGTGAATTCTTTTAACAGTGATTCCATAAAAAATATTGATAAAGTTTCTAACTATTGCCAGACATGTAATTCAGGAAGATTTGATAATTAATCTAAAATTTTTTTTTAGACTAAACTCAATTCATTACTTTCTCTTTTAGCTATTACTTTTGCTGGAAATCCGGCAGCAATTGAATAGGGAGGTATATTTTTCATCACAACTGATCCTGCTGCGATTACACTACCTTTACCAATAGTCACTCCATCAACTACCTTGACTCCACTACCTAGCCAGCAATCATCTTCTATTGCAATACCTTTACTGACAAAACCTTGTTCTTTAATCGTTTTATTAGGGTCAGAAAATATGTAATTGTGGGCATAAATAGAGCAATGGGAAGCGATCAAACAGTCTTTACCAATAGAAATTGTTCCATATCCAGAAATGCAAGTATATGGCCCGACATACGTTCTCTCTCCAATGTAAATCTGACCGCCACCGTGCGCCCTTAGTTCCACACCTCGGTCTAAACTAACTACATTATCTAACTCAATTTTATTTTGCTCCTCGGTACAACTAATCCCCACATCTCTAGCTAAATTAACGCGATCGCCAATTTTTAGTTCATTATCTGAATTTAGATTTATTTCGACTCCTTGATGAAGAACAACTCCAAATCCTATTTCAATATTTTGAGCATTTTTTAATCTTACATCAGGATAAATCTTGACCGAACGACCCATTTTTTTAAAGATAAAAGGGTAGAATAAATATCTTAATCCTAATCCAGGTAAAGAAGGAATCCAGCCTAATAAAGTTGTTAATATTGGTGTTTTCCACTGAAACTCTTTCAAAAATAATTGAGTTAGTTTTAACTTATTCATAAATAAAAAAGTGATTAAATAATTATGCAATTGAGCAAAATTCTAATTAAAATTAGAAAAAATTTACTGGTCACAAATTTTTTATCTTATAAATAGATGATTTTGGGAAAGCGATTTAAAGAAAGTAAATTAATCTTTGAGTTAATCCAAAAATTAATTCACTGAGCCATCTCAGTTTTGTCACTAAAGTTTAAATATTTACCGACCTTATTTCTACTTTTTGAAGCTGGAAAGAAATGAAGGTTTAACTAGATAAATTTTGCTCAAAATATTTTATGGGGGACACTGACCAGGTATTCTGGGACTTTGGACAGTTTTTTCAACTAAATTTTTAATCTGGTTTAAATTAACCATAGCTTTTTTGAGCCATAAAGTTTGAATGGCTGTAAAATATTTTACTAATTTAAGTTTTTTGACTAAGAAATTTTTCACGTTAAGTCAACTACTTAAAAATTTTGTTTTTAATTTAATTAATTATAGAACAATAATAAAAAAAATAAAAATTATCTTTATGTCAAAATTCAACACCTGATTTTTGAGAAGAGCGAAAGCTTGGTTTGAAAACAAGTAAAGGGTTCGTGACTGGATTTTTCAGGGGTAGAAACACTTATAAACAATAAAATACTTTTTACAATTAATCGATTTATTTATGAAGAGCTAAAATATTTGATGTTCAATTCCATTTTTACCTCGTTGTTTAACTAAATACATTAAAGCATCTGCTTTCTCAAGAATGTCATCAATCGATCTGGGTACATCTAAAAAAGTTGCTACACCGACACTAAGACTTACAGATGAAAACTTAATTTGTATGTTCTGGTTAATTAAAGTTTGAATCCGCTCAATTACTTGTTGAGTGTTATTATAATTGCTTTTGGGTAAGACTAATAGTACTTCATCTCCACCCAAACGAATTAACAAATCATAGCCACGAATGGATTTTCGGATAATTTTAATTATTTCTTTTAATAAGTTATCACCAGCTTGGTGACCTAGGCGATCATTAACTTGTTTAAAATTATCTAGATCGAAATAGGCTACACTAAAAGAATGCTTAAACCGACGAGAGCGATTAATTTCTGTAGCTAATAAATTAAGACCGAATCGACGATTATAAATACCTGTTAAACCATCATATCTTGCCCAATATTTTTCCTGTTCATAGGCTAATTTTAATTGGGACAATATATAGGTAATAAGGATAAAAATGCTTAAATCAACTAAACCATTCCAAATAGTAATACTATAGGCATGATCTTTAGCTATTAATTCAGCAAATAGCCATAAACAGGCTGCTAAAATCGATATGATAAAACCATAAAATCTATTGGTCAACCAGGTAGTGGAAATTATTGGTAACAGATAAACATTAGAAAGAGATATATCTAATAAAATTAGATAGTCAAGATAACCAATTGATAATGTCCAAATTATATTTATCAGTAGGCAAAATTTGGGATGGTGAATGAACTTAAAATATTTTTTAAATCGAGAATTCATAAATTTGTTACCAATAAAAGGAAAATTAACTCACCATGATCATCGAAATAATAAAACGGGAATATGACTGCTTTTAAACATTTGAGCCGTAGTACTACCGATTACTAAATGACGAATTCGGTTATGTCCGTAAGCACCCATCAACAATAAATTAATGTCTTGTTCAGTAATATACTGCGAAAGTTTTGGTTCGGAATGTCCTTCTAGTAAATAACAAATTGGTTCAAATCCAGCCTGTTGTGCCAATTGCCTTGCTTCCTCAATTAAAGCGATCGCTGATGGTTCTTCTCTACTCTTAGCAACAGTAACAATATGCAGTTCTAAACCATCAAATACGCAAGAATCTGCGATAAATTGCATAATTTTTCGGCAATTTGAACTACCATCATAGGCAATCAGAACACGTTCTATTGGTTTAAATTGGGGAGAAGTTACTAAGCAGGGTTTCTGACTACTGCGAACAACTGCTTCTAAATTTGCTCCCAATTGTCCAGAAGTCGAACTAGTTGTTTCACCTCTTTTTCCTAACAAAACCAGATCGCAATCAGCCTCAAATTTTGCCAAACAATCGACTAGAAAACCCGTTTCGTGGAGAAGATTAATCTGGTTTACTCCTTCTGCTTTAAGGTTTTGGGCTGCTGCTTGCAAAACTAACTTTGCTCGTTGGTGATTGATCTTAGCTTGTTCATGTTCCAATTTCACCAAATGATTGAGTAAATTTTCTGAAGCATCAATGCCAATCGTACCGCTTAAGTTTTCTGTAGACACTGCTTGTTGAGTGCGAATATCGCTTACGCAGAGAACATCCACTTCTGCCTGTAGGCGAGTAGCAAACCATGCTCCATAACGGTAGAGATTTTCGGCAAAAGCCGAACCATCGGTACAAAGTAAAATTTTGTTCATGGTTCAAAGTTTTGATTTTTTATGACTACGGATTCTTTATTAATTGCCAATCGGTCAAATAAAGTTGCACTGGCTTCATTCAAACCAACCACTTCTACGTCTGCACCATTCCGACGAAATTTATTGACTGCTTTATCAACTACTTCCACTGCTCCTTGATCCCAAAGGTGAGCCTGAGTTAAATCAATGGTAACGCGATCAACTAGTTCCCTAAAATCAAAGGATTGTAAAAAATCTTCTTTCGATAAAAAGAAAATTTGACCAGCTACTTTATAAATGCGGTGAGTTCCATCATCACTTAATACTTTATCCACAAAAACTAACAAAGCAATCTTACGGGAAAAGAATACCGTACTCATGACAATTCCGGTTGCTACTCCCAGAGCAAAATTACGAGTAAAAATAGTGACAAACATGGTAGTTAACATCACTACCGTTTCGGTGCGAGGAATGCGGGGAATATTTTTAAAAGATGACCAACGAAAAGTCCCAATCGAAACCATAATCATCACGGCAACGAGGGCAGCCATTGGCATTTGTTTGACCCAATTTTTTAACACCAGAATGGCAAACAACAGAAAAACCCCAGCCGAAAGAGTTGATAATCTACCTCGACCACCCGATTGTACATTGATTACCGATTGTCCAATCATGCCACAACCCGCCATACCGCCAAAAAAAGCTGTCACAATGTTGGCAATACCTTGCCCTTTGGCTTCTTGGTTTTTATCACTGGGAGTATCTGTAAGATCGTCTACCAAAGCAGCCGTGAGAAAAGAAGCTAACAAACCTACGATCGCCATTGTCAAAGAATAGGGGAAAATAATTCTTAAAGTTTCCAGATTAAATGGCACTTGAGGCAAGGCAAATAAGGGTAGTGTGGTGGGTAACTCTCCCATATCTCCCACAGTAGGAACATCTAGCTTGAGTGCGATCGCAGCTATGGTCATTACTGCTAAAGCCACCAGGGGAGAAGGAACGGCTTTGGTAAAGCGAGGCAAAATATAAATAATTGCCAAGGAAAGAACCGTTAGGATATAGACCGTTACGGGGACATTAGTTAGTTGAGGTAACTGCGCCAAGAAAATTAACACAGCTAAGGCATTGATATAACCAATCATCACCGCCCTAGGTACATATTTCATTTGTCGACCTAGTTTTAGTACTCCAAATATTACCTGTAATACTCCTGTTAAAAAAGTGGCTGCCAAAAGATACTGTAAACCATGATCCTTAACTAGATCGATCATCAACAGTGCCATCGCTCCTGTCGCAGCCGAAATCGATCCTGGTCTTCCCCCCAAAAAAGCTGTTATAACAGCAATAATAAATGAAGTATAGAGTCCTACTTTGGGATCGACTCCAGCAATGATTGAAAAAGCGATCGCTTCTGGAATCAATGCCAGTCCTACTACTGCCCCTGCCAAAAGATCTTGTCTGGTGTTAAAAAGCCACTCCCGCTTTAAAATTTGAGTATTCAACCTAACTCCTTAATATAAATTGAAAAAATTCAATTATCACAAAAAAAAGTCCCAGCGTAAAACTAGGACTGTTTCTTTTTGGTATAAAACGAAGCTAGAAATAGTTAAATGAAAGTTTGGCGAGAATTAGAGCCAAATATCCTTAATTAAAAGCCAATTTATCCAAAAATAATTGTGGTCAATCAAACCAAAATTACAACAAATAAACCAGAACAAACAGAATT from Stanieria cyanosphaera PCC 7437 encodes:
- a CDS encoding universal stress protein, which translates into the protein MNKILLCTDGSAFAENLYRYGAWFATRLQAEVDVLCVSDIRTQQAVSTENLSGTIGIDASENLLNHLVKLEHEQAKINHQRAKLVLQAAAQNLKAEGVNQINLLHETGFLVDCLAKFEADCDLVLLGKRGETTSSTSGQLGANLEAVVRSSQKPCLVTSPQFKPIERVLIAYDGSSNCRKIMQFIADSCVFDGLELHIVTVAKSREEPSAIALIEEARQLAQQAGFEPICYLLEGHSEPKLSQYITEQDINLLLMGAYGHNRIRHLVIGSTTAQMFKSSHIPVLLFR
- a CDS encoding GGDEF domain-containing protein; its protein translation is MNSRFKKYFKFIHHPKFCLLINIIWTLSIGYLDYLILLDISLSNVYLLPIISTTWLTNRFYGFIISILAACLWLFAELIAKDHAYSITIWNGLVDLSIFILITYILSQLKLAYEQEKYWARYDGLTGIYNRRFGLNLLATEINRSRRFKHSFSVAYFDLDNFKQVNDRLGHQAGDNLLKEIIKIIRKSIRGYDLLIRLGGDEVLLVLPKSNYNNTQQVIERIQTLINQNIQIKFSSVSLSVGVATFLDVPRSIDDILEKADALMYLVKQRGKNGIEHQIF
- a CDS encoding SulP family inorganic anion transporter, whose protein sequence is MNTQILKREWLFNTRQDLLAGAVVGLALIPEAIAFSIIAGVDPKVGLYTSFIIAVITAFLGGRPGSISAATGAMALLMIDLVKDHGLQYLLAATFLTGVLQVIFGVLKLGRQMKYVPRAVMIGYINALAVLIFLAQLPQLTNVPVTVYILTVLSLAIIYILPRFTKAVPSPLVALAVMTIAAIALKLDVPTVGDMGELPTTLPLFALPQVPFNLETLRIIFPYSLTMAIVGLLASFLTAALVDDLTDTPSDKNQEAKGQGIANIVTAFFGGMAGCGMIGQSVINVQSGGRGRLSTLSAGVFLLFAILVLKNWVKQMPMAALVAVMIMVSIGTFRWSSFKNIPRIPRTETVVMLTTMFVTIFTRNFALGVATGIVMSTVFFSRKIALLVFVDKVLSDDGTHRIYKVAGQIFFLSKEDFLQSFDFRELVDRVTIDLTQAHLWDQGAVEVVDKAVNKFRRNGADVEVVGLNEASATLFDRLAINKESVVIKNQNFEP
- a CDS encoding dehydrogenase E1 component subunit alpha/beta produces the protein MESLLKEFTTSLVKQLTPEIKKRIIRKALLSRFLEEKLLELYSQGKLFGTVHTCIGQEFSGAVITEFLQPGDSIFSNHRCHGHFLSWTENVTGLIAEIMGKQAGVCSGRGGSQHLCQDGFFSNGIQGGIVPVATGLAFARKLDGKGKIATVFIGDGTLGEGVIYEAFNLAAKWELPLLVVLENNGYAQSTCQTETLAGDICDRAAAFGIGTAKGDTWNWEQLYAIADDLVNYVRDEGKPAFLQIDTFRLKAHSKGDDNRPRSVVEPYEQKDPLNLLLAESNPEIIALQQEIEQLIDKAVAEAEASPYPEVKLPTIQEQKIEWQEATVSKQRLVKAINQTFKDLMQEQPKMLFIGEDVKSPYGGAFKVAQELSDLFAERVFNTPISEAAIVGLSTGLAMEGYYPFVEIMFGDFTTLILDQILNHASKFRYMYDEKVTANAVIRTPMGGGRGYGPTHSQTLDRHFLGIPGLRVIAINNLLEPKPIYQTILETSLDTTLVIENKLLYSQYLRQELPEGFKRFVSNEPLPTVWLKPETVAVDVTLIGYGGMSETLVKVCDRLFEEHDLIAQIICPTQIYPFNIKPCLEIIAQSRILAIVEEGQGFAGFGAEIVAQLAEADASFLSKVTRIVPPATSIPASGSVEKDILPNVDKIIAAIVEM
- a CDS encoding acyltransferase, whose product is MNKLKLTQLFLKEFQWKTPILTTLLGWIPSLPGLGLRYLFYPFIFKKMGRSVKIYPDVRLKNAQNIEIGFGVVLHQGVEINLNSDNELKIGDRVNLARDVGISCTEEQNKIELDNVVSLDRGVELRAHGGGQIYIGERTYVGPYTCISGYGTISIGKDCLIASHCSIYAHNYIFSDPNKTIKEQGFVSKGIAIEDDCWLGSGVKVVDGVTIGKGSVIAAGSVVMKNIPPYSIAAGFPAKVIAKRESNELSLV